A part of Amycolatopsis lurida genomic DNA contains:
- a CDS encoding LLM class F420-dependent oxidoreductase, translating into MKLGYHLGYWSSGPPEGALDAVLRAEELGFDSVWTAEGYGSDAFTPLAWWGASTSRIKLGTNIVQMSARTPTATAMHALTLDHLSGGRFVLGLGASGPQVVEGWYGQPYPKPLARTREYVDIVRKVIAREAPVTHDGQHFQLPLQGGTGLGKPLKSTVHPFRKEVPIFLAAEGPKNVALSAEICDGWLPLFFSPKSDAFYRTALQEGFSRPGARHGFDDFEVAASVPVLVHDDVEEAASWIKPSLALYIGGMGAKSVNFHHDVFARMGYEDVADKVQELYLAGRKDEATAAIPTSLVEDTSLIGPAEKIRDELAAWDETVVTTLLLRGDAATLTRVAETLA; encoded by the coding sequence ATGAAGCTGGGTTACCACCTCGGTTACTGGTCGTCCGGTCCGCCGGAGGGCGCGCTGGACGCGGTGCTGCGGGCCGAAGAACTCGGGTTCGATTCCGTGTGGACCGCCGAGGGCTACGGCTCGGACGCGTTCACGCCGCTCGCCTGGTGGGGCGCGTCGACCAGCCGGATCAAACTCGGCACCAACATCGTCCAGATGTCGGCGCGCACCCCGACCGCGACGGCCATGCACGCGCTGACCCTGGATCACCTGTCCGGTGGGCGGTTCGTGCTCGGGCTCGGCGCGTCCGGGCCGCAGGTGGTCGAAGGCTGGTACGGGCAGCCGTATCCGAAGCCGCTCGCCCGCACGCGCGAGTACGTCGACATCGTGCGGAAGGTCATCGCGCGCGAGGCGCCGGTGACCCACGACGGGCAGCATTTCCAGCTGCCGCTGCAGGGTGGAACGGGGCTCGGCAAACCGCTCAAGTCCACAGTGCACCCGTTCCGCAAGGAGGTCCCGATCTTCCTCGCCGCGGAGGGGCCGAAGAACGTCGCGCTGTCGGCGGAGATCTGCGACGGCTGGCTCCCGTTGTTCTTCTCGCCCAAGAGCGATGCCTTCTATCGGACTGCGCTGCAGGAGGGCTTCTCTCGTCCCGGGGCCCGGCACGGTTTCGACGATTTCGAGGTCGCCGCGTCCGTGCCCGTGCTCGTCCACGACGACGTCGAGGAGGCGGCGAGCTGGATCAAACCGTCGCTCGCGCTGTACATCGGCGGCATGGGCGCGAAATCGGTCAACTTCCACCACGACGTCTTCGCCCGGATGGGGTACGAGGACGTCGCCGACAAGGTGCAGGAGCTGTATCTGGCCGGACGCAAGGACGAGGCGACCGCCGCGATCCCGACGTCACTGGTCGAGGACACCTCGCTGATCGGACCTGCGGAAAAGATCCGCGACGAACTCGCGGCGTGGGACGAGACCGTGGTGACCACGCTGCTTTTGCGGGGCGATGCCGCGACGCTCACGAGGGTCGCGGAAACCCTCGCGTAG
- a CDS encoding oxygenase MpaB family protein, with amino-acid sequence MTQPRPLGPDSLTWKYFGDWRGLLIALWAGSMQNMHPELGAGVEEHSRFFEERWQRLFRSLYPIGGVIYDGPRARQTALEVRGYHDRIKGIDKHGRRYHALNPDTFYWAHSTFFVSAILIADNFCGGIGEAEKRKLFDEHVQWYEMYGMSMRPVPESWEDFQLYWKRMCEDVLEDNKATRDVLEIHDIAKPHFLPWLPDFAWNLVRGHVARNFVWLTVGLYDPPIRERLGYTWTDRDERRHRRVGKLINAAFKLVPRDRRYHPRARAGWRRERGELAPDAPLVETPARNLPPLSERGKPEHYSPNV; translated from the coding sequence ATGACACAGCCGCGGCCGCTGGGACCGGATTCGCTGACCTGGAAGTACTTCGGCGACTGGCGCGGATTGCTCATCGCGCTCTGGGCCGGATCCATGCAGAACATGCACCCCGAGCTGGGCGCGGGCGTCGAGGAACACTCGCGGTTCTTCGAGGAGCGCTGGCAGCGGTTGTTCCGCTCGCTGTACCCGATCGGGGGAGTGATCTACGACGGTCCGCGCGCCCGGCAGACCGCGCTGGAGGTGCGCGGCTACCACGATCGGATCAAAGGCATCGACAAGCACGGGCGGCGCTATCACGCGCTCAACCCGGACACGTTCTACTGGGCGCATTCGACGTTCTTCGTCAGCGCGATCCTCATTGCCGACAACTTCTGCGGCGGGATCGGCGAGGCCGAGAAGCGGAAGCTGTTCGACGAGCACGTCCAGTGGTACGAGATGTACGGCATGAGCATGCGCCCGGTGCCGGAATCGTGGGAGGACTTCCAGCTCTACTGGAAGCGCATGTGCGAGGACGTGCTGGAGGACAACAAGGCCACGCGCGACGTCCTCGAAATCCACGACATCGCCAAACCGCATTTCCTGCCCTGGCTGCCGGATTTCGCGTGGAACCTCGTCCGCGGGCACGTGGCGCGGAACTTCGTCTGGCTGACGGTCGGCCTGTACGACCCGCCGATCCGCGAGCGGCTCGGCTACACCTGGACCGACCGCGACGAGCGACGCCATCGCCGGGTGGGCAAGCTGATCAACGCGGCGTTCAAGCTGGTCCCGCGAGACCGCCGCTACCACCCGCGGGCCAGGGCGGGCTGGCGCCGCGAGCGTGGGGAACTGGCCCCCGACGCGCCGTTGGTCGAGACTCCCGCGAGGAACCTTCCGCCGCTTTCGGAGCGGGGCAAACCCGAGCACTACTCACCGAACGTCTGA
- a CDS encoding TetR/AcrR family transcriptional regulator: MAGRSWAGTTLDDRKAARRGQLVDAGLDLLGIQGSAGVSVRAVCRHAKLTERYFYESFADREELVVAVYEHIGEQARQALVDAVSDTAEPAERAKAAVRAFVELMLDDPRKGRVLLLAPITDPALTTRGIALLPSFAELVSGQLSHGDAAERQMTSIGLVGALSNVFIAYLDGSLKVSRERLIDHCVRLVLGADREPVGGGDLPPRKRSNA, translated from the coding sequence ATGGCCGGCCGCAGCTGGGCAGGCACGACCCTGGACGACCGCAAGGCCGCGCGGCGGGGACAACTCGTCGACGCGGGCCTCGACCTGCTCGGGATCCAGGGCAGCGCCGGGGTGAGCGTCCGCGCGGTGTGCCGTCACGCCAAGCTCACGGAGCGGTATTTCTACGAGAGCTTCGCCGACCGCGAGGAACTCGTCGTCGCGGTCTACGAGCACATCGGCGAGCAGGCGCGGCAGGCTCTGGTCGACGCGGTCAGCGACACGGCCGAACCCGCCGAACGGGCGAAGGCCGCGGTCCGCGCCTTCGTCGAATTGATGCTCGACGATCCGCGCAAGGGCCGCGTGCTCCTGCTCGCGCCGATCACCGATCCCGCGCTGACCACGCGCGGGATCGCGCTCCTCCCTTCGTTCGCCGAGCTGGTCAGCGGGCAGTTGTCCCATGGTGACGCGGCCGAACGGCAGATGACCTCGATCGGACTGGTCGGCGCGCTGAGCAACGTGTTCATCGCCTACCTCGACGGCTCGCTCAAGGTGAGCCGCGAGCGCCTGATCGACCATTGCGTCCGCCTCGTACTCGGCGCCGACCGCGAACCTGTCGGCGGAGGTGACTTGCCTCCACGAAAGCGGTCCAACGCGTGA
- the dmpG gene encoding 4-hydroxy-2-oxovalerate aldolase: MSWDDVSREVRLVDTSLRDGSHAMAHQFTEKNVRDTVRALDDAGVSLIEVSHGDGLGGSTFNYGFSLVDERKLIEAAVDEARHAKIAVLLLPGLGTVGDLRVAADLGAGAVRIATHCTEADVSVQHFGAARELGLETVGFLMLSHMSTPEALAEQGRIMVDAGCQCVYVVDSAGALILEDAGERVAALVAEFGDEAQVGYHGHQNLSFGVANSVLAYRAGARQIDGSLVALGAGAGNSPTEVLAATFERLGIRTGVDKDVLMDAAENVVKPYITRLPVMDRSSIVQGFAGVYSSFLLHAERAAERYDVPAHEILYRVGAAKYVGGQEDMIIDIALQLVAERGQG; the protein is encoded by the coding sequence ATGAGCTGGGACGACGTGAGCCGGGAGGTCCGGCTCGTCGACACGAGCCTGCGCGACGGCAGCCACGCGATGGCGCATCAGTTCACCGAGAAGAACGTGCGCGACACCGTCCGGGCGCTGGACGACGCCGGGGTCTCGTTGATCGAGGTCAGCCACGGCGACGGGCTCGGCGGCTCGACGTTCAACTACGGTTTTTCCCTTGTGGACGAACGAAAGCTGATCGAGGCGGCGGTCGACGAGGCGCGGCACGCGAAGATCGCGGTACTGCTGCTGCCCGGCCTCGGCACGGTCGGCGATCTGCGCGTGGCGGCCGACCTCGGCGCGGGCGCGGTCCGGATCGCGACCCACTGCACCGAGGCCGACGTCTCCGTCCAGCATTTCGGCGCGGCGAGGGAACTCGGGCTGGAGACCGTCGGTTTCCTGATGCTGTCCCATATGTCCACGCCCGAGGCGCTGGCGGAACAGGGCCGGATCATGGTCGACGCCGGCTGCCAATGCGTGTACGTCGTCGATTCCGCCGGGGCGTTGATCCTGGAGGACGCCGGTGAACGCGTCGCCGCGCTGGTGGCGGAATTCGGCGACGAGGCGCAGGTCGGCTACCACGGACACCAGAACCTGAGCTTCGGCGTCGCGAACTCGGTGCTCGCCTATCGGGCGGGCGCGCGGCAGATCGACGGTTCGCTCGTGGCGCTCGGCGCGGGCGCGGGCAACTCGCCGACCGAGGTCCTCGCGGCGACGTTCGAACGGCTCGGGATCCGCACCGGCGTCGACAAGGACGTGCTGATGGACGCGGCCGAGAACGTCGTGAAGCCCTACATCACCCGGCTGCCGGTGATGGATCGGTCGTCGATCGTGCAGGGCTTCGCCGGGGTGTACTCGAGTTTCCTCCTGCACGCCGAGCGCGCCGCCGAGCGGTACGACGTCCCGGCGCACGAAATCCTGTATCGCGTCGGCGCCGCGAAATACGTGGGCGGGCAGGAGGACATGATCATCGACATCGCCCTGCAGCTGGTCGCCGAACGCGGTCAGGGCTGA
- a CDS encoding acetaldehyde dehydrogenase (acetylating), whose product MAQRKAVAAIVGPGNIGTDLLAKLRRSEHVEVRYMVGVDPDSDGLAKAAALGLETSAGGVDWLLSRDELPDLVFEATSAKAHLANAPRYASAGIRAIDLTPAAVGPFTCPAVGLPERLDVPNVNLITCGGQATIPIVHAVSRVTPVPYAEIVASVSSRSAGPGTRANIDEFTATTARGIELVGGASRGKAIIIINPVEPPMIMRDTVFCAIDPDADFDAVSESIHRMVETVQGYVPGYTLKADPQYDPPRPGWSGQARVAVFLEVAGNGDFLPKYAGNLDIMTAAAARVGDLLATQEVAA is encoded by the coding sequence ATGGCGCAACGGAAAGCGGTGGCCGCGATCGTCGGTCCCGGGAACATCGGCACCGACCTGCTCGCGAAGCTGAGGCGCAGCGAGCACGTCGAGGTGCGGTACATGGTCGGCGTGGACCCGGATTCGGACGGGCTGGCCAAGGCCGCGGCATTGGGACTGGAGACCTCCGCCGGCGGCGTCGACTGGCTGCTGTCGCGCGACGAGCTGCCGGATCTGGTCTTCGAAGCGACCTCGGCGAAGGCGCATCTGGCGAACGCGCCGCGGTACGCGAGCGCCGGGATCCGCGCGATCGACCTGACCCCGGCCGCGGTCGGCCCGTTCACCTGCCCCGCCGTGGGTCTGCCCGAACGGCTGGACGTGCCGAACGTCAACCTCATCACCTGCGGCGGCCAGGCCACGATCCCGATCGTGCACGCGGTGTCCCGGGTGACGCCGGTGCCCTACGCGGAGATCGTCGCGTCCGTCTCGTCGCGCTCGGCCGGCCCGGGAACCCGGGCGAACATCGACGAGTTCACCGCGACGACGGCGCGCGGGATCGAACTCGTCGGGGGAGCGAGCCGCGGCAAGGCGATCATCATCATCAATCCCGTCGAACCGCCGATGATCATGCGCGACACGGTGTTCTGCGCGATCGACCCGGACGCGGACTTCGACGCGGTGAGCGAATCCATCCACCGGATGGTCGAAACGGTCCAGGGTTACGTGCCGGGTTACACGCTCAAGGCGGACCCTCAATACGACCCACCGCGGCCAGGCTGGAGCGGGCAAGCACGGGTCGCGGTGTTCCTGGAGGTCGCCGGGAATGGGGACTTCCTGCCGAAATACGCCGGGAACCTCGACATCATGACGGCCGCGGCCGCCCGCGTCGGCGATCTGCTGGCCACGCAGGAGGTGGCGGCATGA
- a CDS encoding IclR family transcriptional regulator — translation MRAAGRNDDPERTGADGLVAARISALLSAFRPGDDALGVSELARRTGLAKSTVHRLTGHLVATGLLEREDAAVRLGLKLFEIGQLAVRRRGLVEAARPYLADLREATRNTVHLAVLEGTEVVYLDILRGPDAPSLPSRIGGRFPAHATGVGKAILAFSPESVVTQVIDAGLPRVSVRTITAAGLLRRQLAKIHGEGIAFEREESGVGVVCAASPLLDAQGVAVAALSISGWANRMHTNRVAPAVRTAALALSRTL, via the coding sequence ATGCGTGCCGCTGGGCGGAACGACGACCCGGAACGAACCGGAGCGGACGGCCTCGTCGCCGCCCGGATCTCCGCGCTGCTCTCGGCCTTCCGCCCCGGCGACGACGCGCTCGGTGTCTCCGAGCTGGCGCGGCGGACCGGCCTGGCGAAATCGACCGTCCACCGGCTCACCGGGCATCTGGTCGCGACCGGCCTGCTCGAACGCGAGGACGCGGCGGTGCGGCTCGGGCTGAAACTGTTCGAGATAGGCCAGCTGGCGGTCCGGCGCCGGGGACTCGTCGAGGCGGCGCGGCCGTATCTGGCCGATCTCCGCGAGGCGACCAGGAACACCGTGCACCTGGCGGTTCTGGAAGGCACCGAGGTCGTCTACCTCGACATCCTCCGGGGACCCGACGCGCCGTCGCTGCCGTCCCGGATCGGCGGCCGGTTCCCCGCACACGCCACCGGCGTCGGCAAGGCGATCCTCGCGTTCTCGCCGGAATCCGTGGTGACCCAAGTGATCGACGCCGGTCTGCCCCGCGTGAGCGTGCGGACGATCACCGCCGCGGGACTGCTGCGACGTCAACTCGCCAAGATCCACGGCGAGGGAATCGCGTTCGAACGGGAGGAATCCGGCGTCGGCGTCGTCTGCGCGGCGAGCCCGCTGCTCGACGCGCAAGGTGTCGCGGTGGCGGCGTTGTCGATCTCCGGCTGGGCGAATCGCATGCACACCAACCGGGTCGCGCCCGCGGTCCGGACAGCCGCTCTGGCGTTGTCGCGCACGCTCTGA
- a CDS encoding LLM class flavin-dependent oxidoreductase, whose amino-acid sequence MTLKLHWFLPTTGDGRTIVEHFHASRAAGASAAREPSLDYLAQVARAAEANGFEGVLTPTGTWCEDAWLTTAALIRETRTLKFLVAFRPGTISPTLAAQMAGTFQRISQGRVLLNVVTGGDAVEQRRFGDWHDHDQRYARTGEFLEIVRGVWSGKPFDFDGEHLKVEGATTRAAPDPVPPIYFGGSSAAALPIAARHADVYLTWGEPPAQVAEKITKVRELAEEQGRKLRFGIRLHTLSRDTSAEAWAEAGKLLDAIDPERIAHTQKQLSASESVGQQRMAALHGGKTDGGVRGLEVYPNLWAGIGLVRGGAGTALVGSHGEVADLIEEYHAHGIEEFVLSGYPHLEEAYWFGEGVRPELIRRGLVA is encoded by the coding sequence GTGACGCTCAAGCTGCATTGGTTCCTGCCCACCACCGGTGACGGCCGGACGATCGTGGAGCACTTCCACGCCAGCCGCGCCGCCGGGGCGTCCGCCGCCCGCGAGCCGAGCCTCGACTATCTCGCGCAGGTCGCCCGCGCCGCCGAGGCCAACGGTTTCGAAGGCGTGCTGACCCCGACCGGCACCTGGTGCGAGGACGCCTGGCTGACGACGGCCGCCCTGATCCGCGAGACGAGAACCCTCAAATTCCTGGTCGCGTTCCGGCCAGGGACGATCTCGCCGACGCTGGCCGCGCAGATGGCAGGCACGTTCCAGCGGATCTCGCAGGGGCGTGTGCTGCTCAACGTCGTCACCGGCGGCGACGCGGTGGAGCAGCGCAGGTTCGGCGATTGGCACGACCACGATCAGCGTTACGCCCGCACCGGCGAGTTCCTCGAGATCGTGCGCGGAGTGTGGAGCGGCAAGCCGTTCGACTTCGACGGTGAGCACCTCAAGGTCGAGGGCGCGACCACGCGCGCGGCGCCGGATCCGGTTCCGCCGATCTATTTCGGTGGTTCGTCCGCGGCCGCGCTCCCGATCGCGGCAAGGCACGCCGACGTCTACCTCACGTGGGGCGAGCCGCCCGCGCAGGTCGCCGAGAAGATCACCAAGGTCCGTGAACTCGCGGAGGAGCAGGGACGGAAGCTCCGCTTCGGCATCCGGCTGCACACCCTGTCCCGGGACACGTCGGCGGAAGCCTGGGCGGAGGCGGGCAAATTGCTCGACGCGATCGACCCGGAGCGGATCGCCCACACCCAGAAACAGTTGTCCGCCAGCGAATCCGTCGGCCAGCAGCGGATGGCCGCGCTGCACGGCGGGAAGACCGACGGCGGCGTCCGCGGCTTGGAGGTGTACCCGAATCTCTGGGCCGGGATCGGTCTCGTGCGCGGTGGCGCGGGCACCGCCCTCGTCGGCAGTCACGGCGAAGTCGCCGATCTCATCGAGGAGTACCACGCGCACGGCATCGAGGAGTTCGTCCTCTCCGGATACCCGCATCTGGAGGAGGCGTACTGGTTCGGCGAGGGCGTGCGCCCGGAACTGATCCGGCGGGGGCTCGTCGCCTAG
- a CDS encoding MBL fold metallo-hydrolase, with protein sequence MADRLYFRQLLAGRDFAVGDPVATQMVNFAYLIGDRETNEAVIVDPAYAVGDLLDLLEADGMRLTGVLATHHHPDHVGGEMMGFSLPGIAELLERVQVPIHVNGAEAEWVRRITGVSGTDLRSHEHDDVLEVGAVPIRLLHTPGHTPGSQCFLVDGKLVSGDTLFLEGCGRTDFPGGDAEAIYRSLQWLAGLDGDPVVYPGHQYSAEPSANLSRVKDTNFVFRPKSLDEWRLMFGG encoded by the coding sequence ATGGCTGACAGGCTGTACTTCCGGCAATTGCTCGCGGGCCGTGACTTCGCGGTGGGGGATCCCGTCGCGACGCAGATGGTCAACTTCGCCTATCTGATCGGCGACCGGGAGACGAACGAGGCCGTCATCGTCGACCCGGCGTACGCCGTCGGCGATCTGCTGGACCTGCTCGAAGCCGACGGCATGCGGCTGACCGGCGTCCTCGCCACGCACCACCACCCCGACCACGTCGGCGGCGAGATGATGGGCTTCTCGCTGCCGGGGATCGCGGAACTGCTCGAACGCGTCCAGGTACCGATCCACGTCAACGGCGCGGAGGCCGAGTGGGTCCGCCGGATCACCGGCGTCTCCGGAACCGATCTGCGGTCGCACGAACACGACGACGTCCTCGAGGTCGGCGCCGTGCCGATCCGGCTGCTGCACACGCCCGGGCACACTCCGGGCAGCCAGTGCTTCCTGGTCGACGGGAAGCTCGTCTCCGGCGACACGTTGTTCCTGGAAGGCTGTGGCCGGACCGATTTTCCCGGCGGTGACGCGGAGGCGATCTACCGGAGCCTGCAGTGGCTGGCCGGGCTGGACGGCGATCCGGTCGTCTACCCGGGCCACCAGTACTCGGCGGAGCCGTCGGCGAACCTGTCGCGGGTGAAGGACACGAACTTCGTGTTCCGGCCGAAGTCGCTGGACGAATGGCGGCTGATGTTCGGCGGCTGA
- a CDS encoding DinB family protein, which yields MSNTGSSAAEPVARAWPDGIAEDEAGIQWDFLRFLRATAVNKVAGLTREQAAATPLPPSPRMSALGLLKHLTAVERWWLSIEAGGADLPSLWEGSPDPSWDLTEDDDPRSVVEAYRAEWALSESALAGVSPGDRARRSGKFTVRWVLAHVVQETARHVGHLDILRELADGTTGE from the coding sequence ATGTCGAACACGGGTTCGAGTGCGGCCGAGCCGGTGGCACGCGCCTGGCCGGACGGGATCGCCGAGGACGAAGCCGGGATCCAGTGGGACTTCCTGCGTTTCCTCCGCGCGACGGCGGTGAACAAGGTCGCAGGGCTGACCAGGGAGCAGGCGGCCGCGACACCGCTGCCGCCTTCCCCGAGGATGAGCGCGCTGGGGCTGCTCAAACATCTGACCGCGGTGGAGCGCTGGTGGCTCTCGATCGAGGCGGGCGGCGCGGACCTGCCTTCGCTGTGGGAAGGCTCACCGGATCCGAGCTGGGACCTGACCGAGGACGACGACCCGCGTTCGGTCGTCGAGGCGTACCGCGCCGAGTGGGCCCTGTCGGAGTCGGCGCTGGCCGGGGTCTCGCCGGGCGATCGCGCGCGCAGGTCGGGGAAGTTCACCGTCCGCTGGGTGCTCGCGCACGTCGTCCAGGAGACCGCCCGGCACGTCGGGCATCTGGACATCCTGCGGGAGCTGGCCGACGGAACCACGGGGGAGTAG
- a CDS encoding DMT family transporter, whose product MWWGLMCAFFAACAYGVASVMQAIAAKATSGAEDRVDPRLLVRVLRQWKFVAGLALDVVGFVAQVAALRVLPLFVVQAALAGSLAVTAVAARTLGVRLGRREWTAVAVVCAGLALLGMSAESEGSASTGLGFRLVLIGAVVVLGTAGMFAGRASRRIRTPALGLIAGLCFGVVALSGRALTSLAPLDLLTDPATYTLCVAGALAMLFYATALQRGSVTTSTAMMVIGETVFPSLIGVLVLGDTTRPGFAVVAAVGFVLAVSAALALARFGEPAPIEPVSAQLG is encoded by the coding sequence ATGTGGTGGGGTTTGATGTGCGCGTTCTTCGCGGCCTGTGCGTACGGCGTCGCTTCGGTGATGCAGGCGATCGCCGCGAAAGCGACCTCGGGCGCGGAAGATCGCGTCGATCCCCGTCTGCTCGTGCGGGTGCTGCGGCAGTGGAAGTTCGTCGCGGGTCTCGCGCTCGACGTCGTCGGGTTCGTCGCCCAGGTCGCCGCGCTGCGCGTACTACCACTGTTCGTGGTCCAGGCGGCGCTGGCGGGCAGCCTCGCCGTGACGGCGGTGGCCGCGCGGACGCTCGGAGTCCGGCTCGGCCGTCGCGAGTGGACGGCGGTCGCGGTCGTCTGCGCCGGGCTCGCGTTGCTCGGGATGTCGGCGGAGAGCGAAGGCTCGGCGTCGACCGGGCTGGGTTTCCGGCTCGTGCTGATCGGCGCGGTCGTGGTGCTCGGCACGGCCGGGATGTTCGCCGGGCGCGCGTCGCGCCGGATCCGGACACCGGCGCTCGGTTTGATCGCCGGCCTGTGCTTCGGCGTCGTCGCCCTCTCCGGGCGCGCGCTCACCAGCCTCGCCCCGCTGGATCTGCTGACCGACCCGGCCACGTACACGCTGTGTGTGGCGGGTGCGCTGGCGATGTTGTTCTACGCCACCGCGTTGCAGCGCGGCAGCGTCACGACCTCCACCGCGATGATGGTGATCGGCGAGACCGTGTTCCCCTCCCTGATCGGGGTGCTCGTGCTGGGCGACACCACGCGCCCGGGGTTCGCGGTCGTGGCGGCGGTCGGATTCGTGCTCGCGGTTTCGGCGGCGCTGGCGCTGGCCCGGTTCGGTGAGCCCGCGCCGATCGAGCCGGTCAGCGCGCAGCTCGGCTGA
- a CDS encoding FecCD family ABC transporter permease, producing the protein MSTRVLRTPGGGLSLRITPRAAIVVALLAIAVFFLGAVSMTTGDYPLSVGEVIQTLFGFGDRSTEFIVTTLRLPRLLTALLVGGALAVSGAILQSLSGNPLGSPDFIGFTEGAAAGALLTIIVVHGGMLQVSLGALVGGVVTAGLIALLALKGGVHTFRLVLVGIGVNAMLLAFNSYLITRASWQDGLAAQAWLVGGLNGRGWEHVVPVAIAIAVLLPPALVYGRRLSLLEMGDDSAKGLGVPVQRSRVVLLGVSVGLCSIATAAAGPIAFLALAAPQLAKRLTRSSGPGLAAAALMGMLLLVTSDLITQQFLTGLPVGLVTGAIGGLYLAWLLVSRRGVSRAAR; encoded by the coding sequence ATGAGCACCCGCGTCCTGCGCACCCCGGGCGGCGGACTTTCCCTTCGTATCACCCCGCGGGCCGCGATCGTCGTCGCGTTGCTGGCCATAGCCGTGTTCTTCCTCGGCGCGGTGAGCATGACCACCGGCGACTACCCGTTGTCCGTCGGTGAGGTCATCCAGACGCTGTTCGGCTTCGGCGACCGGAGCACCGAGTTCATCGTGACCACCCTGCGGCTGCCCCGGCTGCTGACCGCGCTGCTGGTCGGCGGCGCGCTCGCGGTCAGTGGCGCGATCCTGCAGAGCCTGTCCGGGAATCCCTTGGGTAGCCCCGACTTCATCGGTTTCACCGAAGGCGCGGCCGCCGGGGCCCTGCTGACGATCATCGTGGTGCACGGCGGCATGCTCCAGGTTTCCTTGGGCGCGCTGGTCGGCGGTGTCGTGACCGCGGGCTTGATCGCGTTGCTCGCGCTGAAAGGCGGCGTGCACACGTTCCGGCTGGTCCTCGTCGGCATCGGGGTGAACGCGATGCTGCTCGCGTTCAATTCGTATCTGATCACCAGGGCCTCCTGGCAGGACGGCCTGGCGGCGCAGGCGTGGCTGGTCGGCGGGCTCAACGGCCGCGGCTGGGAGCACGTCGTCCCGGTCGCCATCGCCATCGCCGTCCTGCTGCCGCCCGCCCTCGTCTACGGCAGAAGGCTTTCCCTGCTGGAGATGGGGGACGACTCGGCCAAGGGGCTCGGCGTGCCGGTGCAGCGGAGCCGCGTCGTGCTCCTCGGGGTCAGCGTCGGGCTGTGTTCGATCGCGACGGCGGCCGCCGGCCCGATCGCGTTCCTGGCGCTCGCCGCGCCTCAGCTGGCCAAGCGGCTCACGCGGTCTTCAGGCCCAGGGCTCGCCGCGGCCGCGCTGATGGGCATGCTCCTGCTGGTCACCAGTGACCTGATCACCCAGCAATTCTTGACCGGTCTGCCCGTCGGCCTCGTGACCGGGGCGATCGGCGGGCTGTACCTGGCCTGGCTGCTGGTGTCGCGGCGCGGGGTCAGCCGAGCTGCGCGCTGA
- a CDS encoding FecCD family ABC transporter permease gives MVVTERPPAVASSPSAAARTFRAGGLLVGLALLALVFLLSIWVGSKSIPFTSTWSVLWHNDGSTEAVIIHDLRIPRTLLGVVVGVALGLAGAVMQALTRNPLADPGLLGVNTGASAAVVSGIAFVGVTGVLGYIWFAFAGAAIASVVVYVLGSAGRSATPDRLVLAGSAVMAVLQAYIVGILLLMPETFNQFRFWNVGSLSGRKWDVFWQISPFVAVGAIIALLLARPLNVLALGDQTGKALGAHVGRTRVLGAIVVTLLCGAGTAAIGPVIFLGLAVPHAARMLVGPDQRWVLPYSMLLAPIALIGADVVGRVLNPPEELQAGIVVAFLGAPVFIALCRRRKLARL, from the coding sequence GTGGTCGTCACCGAACGCCCGCCCGCTGTGGCGTCCTCGCCCAGCGCGGCGGCACGGACGTTCCGCGCCGGCGGACTGTTGGTCGGGCTCGCCCTGCTGGCGCTGGTGTTCCTGCTCAGCATCTGGGTGGGGTCGAAGAGCATCCCGTTCACCTCCACCTGGTCGGTGCTGTGGCATAACGACGGCTCGACCGAGGCGGTGATCATCCACGACCTCCGCATCCCGCGGACCCTGCTGGGCGTGGTCGTCGGCGTGGCACTCGGCCTGGCAGGCGCGGTGATGCAGGCGCTCACCCGGAACCCGCTCGCCGACCCCGGCCTGCTCGGGGTCAACACCGGCGCCTCGGCCGCGGTCGTCTCCGGCATCGCGTTCGTCGGGGTCACCGGCGTGCTCGGCTACATCTGGTTCGCCTTCGCCGGGGCGGCGATCGCTTCGGTCGTGGTCTACGTCCTCGGCTCCGCGGGACGCAGTGCCACGCCGGACCGGCTCGTGCTCGCCGGTTCGGCCGTCATGGCCGTGCTCCAGGCCTACATCGTCGGGATCCTGCTGCTGATGCCCGAGACGTTCAACCAGTTCCGCTTCTGGAACGTCGGTTCGCTCAGCGGCCGGAAATGGGACGTGTTCTGGCAGATCTCGCCGTTCGTGGCGGTCGGCGCGATCATCGCGTTGCTGCTGGCCCGGCCGCTCAACGTCCTCGCGCTCGGCGACCAGACCGGCAAGGCGCTCGGCGCCCACGTCGGGCGCACCCGGGTGCTGGGCGCGATCGTGGTGACCCTGCTCTGCGGTGCGGGAACCGCGGCCATCGGGCCGGTCATCTTCCTCGGGCTCGCCGTGCCGCACGCCGCGCGGATGCTGGTCGGCCCCGATCAGCGCTGGGTCCTGCCGTATTCGATGCTGCTCGCGCCGATCGCGCTGATCGGCGCCGACGTCGTCGGCCGCGTGCTGAACCCGCCGGAGGAACTGCAGGCGGGCATCGTCGTCGCGTTCCTCGGCGCGCCGGTGTTCATCGCGCTCTGCCGACGCAGGAAGCTGGCCCGGCTGTGA